One Helianthus annuus cultivar XRQ/B chromosome 12, HanXRQr2.0-SUNRISE, whole genome shotgun sequence genomic region harbors:
- the LOC110895501 gene encoding uncharacterized protein LOC110895501, whose product MARFCRLARFLGAAAGTPEVQAEKMKWAVCEKNRRWIITQNFNNITEVADAVKTLEIEDKKRWAKSEENRKRNRDDNRIITTGQSSNQNHYNGDRRNQFTRNHNNQNNQWQPRNQTFNHAQQPQPYMAPSRTPPVNRQSNNKNQNQIPVCNICGNRHQGVCRRALGACFRCGATDHMIKQCPKPDPKGTNVGNTARPTAGGRVFALNTTETSNAQGLQGWWENVKRAKINKLET is encoded by the exons ATGGCTAGATTCTGTAGACTGGCTAGATTTCTCGGGGCGGCTGCTGGAACACCAGAAGTACAAGCAGAAAAGATGAAGTGGGCAGTCTGTGAAAAGAACAGAAGATGGATAATAACACAAAATTTCAACAACATTACTGAGGTTGCAGATGCTGTTAAAACATTGGAAATAGAAGATAAGAAAAGATGGGCTAAATCTGAGGAGAACCGCAAGAGAAACCGTGATGACAACCGCATCATAACTACTGGGCAGTCATCCAATCAAAACCACTACAATGGAGATCGAAGAAACCAATTCACGCGTAACCATAACAACCAAAATAATCAATGGCAACCAAGAAACCAAACTTTCAATCATGCTCAACAACCCCAACCCTATATGGCCCCTAGTAGGACTCCACCTGTCAACCGTCAATCTAACAACAAGAACCAAAATCAAATCCCTGTATGCAATATATGCGGTAATCGTCATCAAGGCGTATGTCGTCGGGCATTGGGAGCTTGCTTTAGATGTGGAGCGACTGATCACATGATTAAGCAATGTCCGAAGCCTGACCCTAAAGGAACTAATGTTGGGAATACTGCTCGACCCACTGCTGGAGGGCGAGTGTTTGCTTTGAATACTACAGAGACTTCAAATGCACAAG GTTTGCAGGGATGGTGGGAAAATGTGAAGAGAGCTAAAATAAACAAGTTGGAAACTTAG